The following coding sequences are from one Salvia hispanica cultivar TCC Black 2014 chromosome 3, UniMelb_Shisp_WGS_1.0, whole genome shotgun sequence window:
- the LOC125212231 gene encoding glycine-rich protein 3-like, with protein MSSKLILLLGLFLAVALLISSEVAAASRDLAETTNAVDPSAETNGDAVNDAKYGGYGGYPGGGGGYGGRGGGYGGRGGGYGGRGGGGYGGGGGRGRGGYCRYGCCGRSYNGCRCCTFAGEKAEVGTQN; from the exons ATGAGTTCCAAACTGATCCTTCTCCTCGGCCTTTTCTTAGCTGTGGCTCTCCTAATTTCTTCAGAAGTAGCTGCAGCCAGCAGAGATCTAGCTGAGACTACAAATGCCGTCGATCCAT CTGCTGAAACCAACGGAGATGCAGTGAATGACGCCAAATACGGGGGATACGGAGGCTATCCTGGAGGCGGCGGTGGATATGGCGGACGTGGCGGCGGATACGGCGGACGTGGGGGAGGATACGGCGGACGTGGCGGTGGAGGGTACGGAGGCGGAGGCGGGCGCGGGCGCGGTGGGTACTGCCGGTACGGGTGCTGTGGGCGGAGCTACAACGGTTGCAGGTGCTGCACTTTTGCTGGTGAAAAGGCGGAGGTTGGGACTCAGAACTAA
- the LOC125216662 gene encoding nucleoside diphosphate kinase 3-like produces MRSQIYRSVRSLLSAASKRTSPSFSGGKAAAVSCRRRMSSLVSYSLSESGNAYRGWISGVLALPAAAFMLQEQEAHAAQMERTFIAIKPDGVQRGLISEIVSRFERKGFKLVGIKIIVPPKEFAQKHYHDLKERPFFNGLCNFLSSGPVLAMVWEGEGVIRYGRKLIGATDPQNSEPGSIRADLAVVVGRNIIHGSDGPETAKDEIKLWFKPEELVNYTSNAEKWIYGVN; encoded by the exons atgAGGTCTCAGATTTACAGATCCGTGAGATCGCTCCTATCTGCTGCTTCGAAGCGCACCTCTCCTTCCTTTTCAG GAGGAAAAGCAGCTGCAGTTTCATGCAgaagaagaatgtcatcttTAGTTTCATACAGTTTATCGGAGTCGGGAAATGCATATAGAGGTTGGATATCTGGAGTCCTTGCTCTGCCTGCTGCAG CCTTCATGCTTCAAGAGCAGGAAGCGCATGCTGCTCAG ATGGAGAGGACTTTTATTGCCATAAAACCAGATGGGGTGCAACGAGGACTG ATCTCTGAGATTGTCTCCCGGTTCGAACGAAAAGGCTTCAAACTTGTAGGAATCAAGATTATAGTTCCTCCAAAGGAGTTTGCTCAGAAGCATTATCATGATCTCAAGGAAAGGCCTTTCTTCAATGGGCTGTGCAACTTCTTAAGCTCCGGACCAGTTCTTGCCATG GTTTGGGAAGGCGAAGGGGTGATCAGATACGGCCGCAAGCTCATAGGAGCGACTGATCCTCAGAATTCTGAACCCGGTTCAATCAGGGCAGATTTGGCTGTTGTAGTGGGAAG AAACATTATCCATGGCAGCGACGGCCCTGAAACCGCCAAGGATGAAATCAAGCTGTGGTTCAAACCTGAGGAGCTGGTTAACTACACGAGCAACGCGGAGAAATGGATATACGGCGTTAACTGA